One Glycine soja cultivar W05 chromosome 2, ASM419377v2, whole genome shotgun sequence genomic region harbors:
- the LOC114390919 gene encoding probable LRR receptor-like serine/threonine-protein kinase RFK1, with translation MCWSLFYHYKCHESDAQHKDSKPCSDQKNARHKIIVGVGFGVTALCLVFIIVGIFWWKGYFKRIIRTIKGTERQDSQKGIFTLKQIRDATYDFTPDNMIGEGGFGHVYKGQLSDGTLIAVKQLSSKSRQGNREFLNEIGMISCLHHLNLVKLHGCCMERDQLILVYEYMESNSLARALFSEFLPKVQTIVFVFYLVI, from the exons ATGTGCTGGTCACTCTTTTATCATTATAAATGCCATGAATCTGATGCACAACACAAAG ATTCTAAACCTTGTTCAGACCAAAAAAATGCAAGGCATAAGATAATCGTTGGAGTGGGATTTGGAGTTACAGCTCTATGCCTTGTCTTTATAATAGTTGGAATCTTTTGGTGGAAGGGCTACTTCAAACGAATAATTAGGACAATAAAAG GTACTGAAAGACAAGATTCACAGAAGGGGATATTTACGTTAAAACAAATTAGAGATGCCACATATGATTTCACTCCAGATAATATGATTGGAGAAGGTGGTTTTGGTCATGTCTACAAG GGTCAATTATCTGATGGAACATTGATAGCAGTCAAACAACTCTCATCAAAGTCACGGCAGGGAAATCGTGAATTCTTAAATGAGATAGGCATGATATCTTGTTTGCATCACCTTAATCTTGTGAAACTTCATGGATGTTGCATGGAAAGGGATCAATTGATATTGGTGTATGAGTACATGGAAAGTAATAGTTTGGCTCGTGCTTTATTCAGTGAGTTTCTACCCAAAGTGCAAACTATTGTATTTGTCTTTTACCTTGTCatctaa
- the LOC114373199 gene encoding uncharacterized protein LOC114373199: MNLVKYIFEKPALTKWITRWQVLLSEFDIVYVTQKAIKGSASTDYLAQQPINDYQPMHPKFSNEDIMTLFEEEVEDENRDKWIVWSNGTSNALGHEVGAVLLTPDDQCIPFTARLSFDCMNNMVEYEACALGIQAAIDFKVKLLKVYGDSALMIHQMKGEWETRDHKLIPYQSYIKKLIEFFDDISFHHIPREENQMVDTFATLASMFQLTPHGDLPYIEFRCRDKPAHCCLIEEEQDGKPWYFDIKRYIEDKEYPRKASDNDKRMLRRLAAGFFLSGGILYKRNHDMILLRCVDAKEAEQMLMEVHKKSFGTHANGHAMARKIRRAGYYWLTMENDCCIHVRKCQAFADNVNAPPVPLNILAAPWSFSMWGIDVIRAIEPKALNEQRFILVGIDYFTKWVEATSYASVTKSVVVRPNMNGAVEAANKNIKKIVQKMTVSYKDWHEMLPFVLHGYQTSMRTSIGATLFSLVYGMEVVLPFEVEVPSLRILVESGLEESEWAQALFDQLNLIKGKRLATMSHGRLYQSLVKNAFDKKVRPCKFNEGDLVLKKVSQAHKDHRRKWAPNYEGPFVLKKAFSGGALVLSSMDDEELPSLVISDVVKRYYA, translated from the exons ATGAACCTAGTCAAGTACATATTTGAAAAGCCCGCTCTCACCAAATGGATCACTCGGTGGCAGGTTCTGCTGTCGGAATTCGACATTGTTTATGTAactcaaaaggcgataaagggtaGCGCCTCGACAGATTACCTAGCTCAGCAACCCATCAATGACTACCAACCCATGCACCCAAAATTCTCGAACGaggacatcatgaccttgtttgaGGAGGAGGTGGAGGATGAGAATAGGGACAAATGGATAGTGTGGTCCAACGGCACGTCCAACGCACTAGGCCATGAAGTTGGGGCGGTTTTGCTTACCCCCGACGATCAATGTATACCCTTCACAGCTAGATTGAGCTTTGACTGCATGAACAACATGGTCGAGTATGAGgcgtgcgcccttgggattcaagcAGCAATTGACTTCAAGGTCAAATTACTCAAAGTATATGGAGACTCAGCCTTAATGATCCACCAAATGAAAGGGGAATGGGAGACTAGGGATCATAAGTTGATACCTTACCAGTCTTACATCAAGAAACTGATAGAGTTCTTCGATGACATATCCTTCCACCACATTCCCAGAGAGGAGAATCAAATGGTCGATACGTTTGCCACtctggcatccatgttccagctgacCCCGCATGGGGActtgccgtacatcgaattcagatgTCGCGACAAGCCCGCCCATTGCTGCTTAATAGAAGAGGAACAAGATGGTAAACCATGGTACTTCGACATCAAGCGTTATATTGAAGACAAGGAATACCCACGGAAGGCTTCCGACAACGACAAGAGGATGTTGCGAAGGTTAGCAGCCGGTTTCTTCTTGAGTGGAGGTATCCtgtacaagagaaaccatgacatgattTTGCTccgatgcgtggatgccaaggaggctgAGCAAATGCTAATGGAAGTTCACAAAAAGTCCTTTGGAACGCATGCCAACGGGCATGCCATGGCCCGGAAGATTCGGAGGGCAGggtattattggctcaccatggaaaatgATTGTTGTATCCATGTGAGAAAGTGTCAAGCATTCGccgacaatgtcaatgctccgcccgTGCCCTTGAACATCTTAGCGGCACCTTGGTCATTctctatgtggggaatagatgtgattaGGGCTATTGAGCCCAAGGCTTTGAACGAACAACGCTTCATTTTGGTTGGAattgactacttcaccaaatgggttgaagcTACTTCATACGCCAGTGTGACAAAGAGTGTGGTTGTCAG GCCCAATATGAATGGGGCAGTTGAGGCTGCCAACAAGAACATTAAGAAGATAGTTCAGAAAATGactgtgtcatacaaggattggcacgagatgcttcCTTTCGTGCTGCATGGTTATCAAACCTCGATGCGCACATCAATTGGGGCAACTTTGTTCTCTTTAGTGTATGGGATGGAGGTTGTGCTGCCGTTTGAAGTAGAGGTCCCCTCTTTGAGAATTCTGGTCGAGTCAGGGTtggaagagtcagaatgggcccAAGCACTCTTTGATCAACTGAATCTTATAAAAGGTAAGAGATTGGCCACCATGAGCCATGGACGTTTATATCAAAGCCTGGTGAAGAATGCTTTCGATAAGAAGGTACGCCCATGCAAGTTCAACGAAGGGGATCTCGTCTTGAAGAAAGTATCACAAGCTCATAAAGACCATAGGAGAAAATGGGctccgaattatgaaggaccttttgtCTTAAAGAAAGCGTTTTCGGGAGGAGCATTAGTGCTTTCCAGCATGGACGATGAAGAATTACCTTCGCTTGTGatttctgatgtcgtcaaacgatattatgcttag